From Pseudonocardia autotrophica, one genomic window encodes:
- a CDS encoding mycofactocin-coupled SDR family oxidoreductase → MTGRIAGRVALVTGAARGQGRSHAVRLAEEGAAVIAVDICRQIDSVPYRLATSADLERTVDEVRAVGGRIVAVEADVRDPVALGAAVGTGVEEFGRLDIACANAGILSFAGAGEMGQTTWQDVIDVNLTGAWNTAQAAIPHLTGAGGGSIVLTSSAAGLRARPNLAHYVTAKHGLTGMMRSLAIELAPRMIRVNCVLPTGVDTDMVTNPAMCALFRPDLPSPGPDDIRERCREMNAMPVPWVEVRDVSNAVLFLTSDEARYVTGALLPVDAGATL, encoded by the coding sequence ATGACCGGACGGATCGCGGGCCGCGTCGCGCTCGTCACCGGCGCGGCCCGCGGTCAGGGCCGCAGCCATGCGGTGCGGCTGGCGGAGGAAGGTGCCGCCGTGATCGCGGTGGACATCTGCCGGCAGATCGACTCCGTGCCGTACCGGCTCGCGACGTCCGCGGATCTGGAGCGGACGGTCGACGAGGTCCGGGCGGTGGGCGGGCGGATCGTGGCGGTCGAGGCCGACGTGCGCGACCCGGTCGCGCTCGGTGCCGCGGTCGGCACGGGGGTCGAGGAGTTCGGCAGGCTGGACATCGCCTGCGCGAACGCCGGCATCCTCAGCTTCGCCGGGGCCGGTGAGATGGGGCAGACCACCTGGCAGGACGTGATCGACGTCAACCTCACCGGGGCGTGGAACACCGCGCAGGCCGCGATACCGCACCTGACCGGCGCCGGTGGTGGGTCGATCGTGCTGACCAGCTCGGCCGCCGGGTTGCGGGCCCGCCCGAACCTGGCGCACTACGTCACGGCGAAGCACGGCCTGACCGGGATGATGCGCAGCCTGGCGATCGAGCTGGCGCCCAGGATGATCCGGGTGAACTGCGTGCTGCCCACCGGCGTCGACACCGACATGGTCACCAATCCGGCGATGTGCGCCCTGTTCCGGCCGGACCTGCCCAGCCCGGGTCCCGACGACATCCGGGAGCGGTGCCGGGAGATGAACGCGATGCCGGTCCCGTGGGTCGAGGTCCGCGACGTCAGCAATGCGGTGCTGTTCCTGACCTCCGACGAGGCCCGCTACGTCACCGGCGCACTGCTCCCGGTCGATGCCGGAGCGACCCTGTAG
- a CDS encoding ABC transporter substrate-binding protein, whose protein sequence is MARRLTVALAGVTALLLLTACGSAAGDDRPKVFRVGFGGDPITMHPHLSAPAYNIFLTPVYETLIKSTPDGGYEPALATEWTLAEDSRSLALTLRPGVTFQDGTPFDAEAVRANLEAAARSGTLTARSLTTVDSVDVVDDTHVVLRLNAPGGHLVGVLASEAGMMISPALLDGDEAARNPVGTGPYQLTELTRGRTAYARWDGYRDADTTELDGIEIHGFPDDTARLNALRSGQLDASFIFPSQIDQAEQSGMRTTVFERTVFHSMLLNTGRSEFGDPRVRRAIGLALDRATMAQTLYDGNCSPAGQPYPETHWAHSPEVGQPEYDPEQAKSLLAEAGLPDGFTFTLAVSNITTYQRLGEAIQGELARIGITVNLDIMDNPSLTALRQTGNFDAVGGQYESGRPDPTTFLTDFYLPGGTFNPGDFTTPGGAELVDLARQSTDEADRTGPVRQVVADAAELGAPVVPVCFPGSIEADAPHVTHGVTVSIVGDHDFSTVRMD, encoded by the coding sequence ATGGCCCGTCGACTCACCGTCGCGCTGGCGGGCGTGACCGCCCTGCTCCTGCTCACGGCCTGTGGCAGTGCAGCGGGCGACGATCGTCCGAAGGTCTTCCGGGTCGGCTTCGGCGGCGACCCGATCACGATGCATCCGCACCTCAGCGCGCCCGCGTACAACATCTTCCTGACCCCGGTGTACGAAACCCTGATCAAGTCCACCCCGGACGGCGGGTACGAGCCCGCCCTGGCCACCGAGTGGACCCTCGCCGAGGACAGCCGCAGCCTCGCACTCACCCTCCGCCCCGGGGTGACCTTCCAGGACGGCACCCCGTTCGACGCCGAGGCGGTGCGGGCCAACCTGGAGGCCGCCGCACGCTCCGGCACCCTCACGGCCCGGAGCCTGACCACGGTGGACAGCGTCGACGTCGTCGACGACACGCACGTGGTCCTGCGGCTGAACGCGCCGGGTGGTCATCTCGTCGGTGTGCTGGCGAGCGAGGCCGGGATGATGATCAGCCCGGCACTGCTGGACGGCGACGAGGCCGCCCGCAACCCGGTCGGCACCGGCCCGTACCAGCTGACCGAGCTCACCCGCGGCCGGACCGCCTACGCCCGGTGGGACGGCTACCGCGATGCCGACACGACCGAGCTGGACGGCATCGAGATCCACGGCTTCCCGGACGACACCGCCCGGTTGAACGCACTGCGCTCCGGGCAGCTGGACGCGAGCTTCATCTTCCCGTCCCAGATCGACCAGGCCGAGCAGTCCGGCATGCGCACGACGGTCTTCGAACGCACCGTCTTCCACTCGATGCTGCTCAACACCGGCCGCTCGGAGTTCGGCGATCCGCGGGTGCGGCGCGCGATCGGACTGGCGCTGGACCGGGCGACCATGGCCCAGACCCTCTACGACGGCAACTGCAGTCCGGCGGGTCAGCCCTACCCGGAGACGCACTGGGCGCACTCCCCCGAGGTCGGCCAGCCCGAGTACGACCCGGAGCAGGCCAAGTCACTGCTCGCCGAGGCCGGCCTGCCCGACGGGTTCACGTTCACCCTGGCGGTCTCGAACATCACCACCTACCAGCGCCTCGGCGAGGCGATCCAGGGCGAGCTGGCCCGGATCGGGATCACCGTGAACCTCGACATCATGGACAACCCGTCACTGACCGCGTTGCGACAGACCGGCAACTTCGACGCCGTCGGCGGGCAGTACGAGTCCGGCCGGCCCGATCCGACGACCTTCCTGACCGACTTCTATCTGCCCGGTGGGACGTTCAACCCGGGTGACTTCACGACACCCGGCGGGGCGGAGCTGGTGGATCTCGCCCGGCAGTCCACCGACGAGGCGGACCGCACCGGCCCGGTGCGGCAGGTCGTCGCCGATGCCGCCGAGCTCGGCGCACCGGTGGTCCCGGTCTGCTTCCCCGGTTCCATCGAGGCCGATGCACCGCACGTCACGCACGGGGTGACCGTGTCGATCGTGGGCGACCACGACTTCTCCACCGTGCGGATGGACTGA